GAGCAATGAGGAATCCATGGAGCAGCAGTAAAGTTCAGAGTACAACTTCTAAGCTCCTTTGGGGCTTTTTATCTCTTtgttgaggtgctcagatgccacCGGATAAATTAGAGAGCACTGACTCTGTACAAAACCCAGTTCCTATTCCTGGGAGTTTACAAGTGTCCAGAAATGAGACTGCACGTATGAACCATCCAGAGCAGAATATGAACACGCTCTACAAACACTTCCCTCTGCCTGGCTGAGTCTCAGGGCATCAGCAGTAGGTGCTGAGCGTATGTTCCTCTAGATTTCAGGTGCCTGTGATATTTGAGGACGTCACTGTCTATTTGACCCTTGAGGAGTGGGAGGAATTGACAGAATGGCAGAAGGCGCTGTACAGGGAGATGATGAGGGAGAATTACGATCATCTGATTTCACTAGGTAAAGATCAGTTTTCATTGTTTTTGACTGCGTGTTGGAGCTTTGACATTCCTGGGTGGGATCAGAGATTGAGGCGAATATCCGAGCCCCAGCTTTCCCGGTACATAAAAAGCCATAGAGCTTTTGCAAATGAACATTGAAGTGCTGAGTCCTGGCCCCACTACGAGTGACACTGCTCAGATGCGGGTGTGGATTGCTAACGCTGTGGAGAGCCTCTTGCTCCAGGGGTGGGAAATGGGGGAGTAGAGCACAGGTTGGAAGGAGAACCTTGCAGACTGGTGTGTCATCCTGTCTTTGTGAACAGGGTATCCAGTTCCCAGATCTGCTCTTGTGTCCCTGAACAATCCGGAGGAAGGGCCATCGCTCTGGGAGCATCAGGATTTGGAAGAAATAGAATTACCTGTGAGGGAGTAGGAACTTTAATAGCTTCCCGGCCATAGAAACAGTGAACAGATTGCTACCACCGGAGACAACAGCAGCCATCAGAGAGGAGTGCTTGTGCTGGTCTACATTCGGAAAGTGATCCAGGCTGTTATCAATCCCAGGGGCCCAGGGGAGAGTTTACTGTCTAGTGACAAGAATGAATTTTTGTTTCGGGGAAATTAACTGGAGGATGAGATCCAATGGATTGTGGAGCTGGAGTAGAGGATTCAAGGAATTTTAGAGCAAATGCAGACTGGGCTGAGATCAGAGTATCCAGGAAAACTCACTGAGGGGTCCATGCTGTGAAACCTGTTATCTGAACAGGACTCACTCCTGCAAGTGTTCTCCTGAAGCCTGCTTCAGAGAAGCCCTCAGCTACATGGACCTTCAAACTTAATTCAATACCACACACTGTTTGGAAAATTGTTCGAACATACAGCCACATTTGTCACCCTATCTCACCTTACTCCAAAGAttgctccccaggaagccaggcaggacttggggcagtctcctttctgtgagcagcctgtctgcaggacacacagctcacacagcttccaccttcctgggtcggacctcggagcattcagcatcctctgcccctccgtgcgcttcccacagccagtccgcccaggcggggtcttgggggggccagagggtcctgccccccaactccgcagtcagacgtgactctcagccaggcgggaacacagaaggtttattagacgacaggaacatggtctaacacagagcttgtaggtgcagagaacaggacccctcagctgggtccattttgggggggcagtgagccagacaaccacgtctgcacttcactccatgtccccagcctgccccaaactgaaactctctccagcccccccctcctctgggctttgtccctttcccgggccaggaggggcacctgatccctttgttctccaaccctttagctctcaccttgcaggggggaagggcccaggccatcagttgccaggaaacagggtgtcggccattctctgtgtccagacccctgcacacccctgccctctagggctctgcaacgatcattcacccttatcccaccacctagatacttaagagctgcctaggggaaactgaggcacccccacaatattcagaggaaacattaagaacagtcccgcttcgtcacatctctccccccttcgagaccgaactgagtgaggtcactttagccagtgacctggggaagttcaaacCCACCAACGTTCctatggatgccccagcatctctcccattccttggtgggagttacaccaggcccttccagttttacgcccttccagtttcatgccctcccttaggtcgggggtggtcaaTAGCACTCGcatgccgcatgtgggaaggtttatgcggcccgtgcccttttgccaccccaaaacccccgggggtcaaactgggatcgggtcttctcccagcgctccagtctggagggctgcaatttGGGCTCTCTgggttaagagcccccatcttgacctgggccacatagtcccactggtttcagtgggagtgcTTAATGCAAGAGTGGCAGAATCAGCCCCATAATTGGGCCAGGCTCACACTTGCTACCCACGGTATATTGAGCCGCAGGCGTAGGAGACCTGCGTGGCAAGGGCTGAAATGTCTTGGGAGCAAGTGTTAGGTGGTAACAAATTTGGTCTTTGCAACCAACACATGTGGATGCCCagaatacttttttctttttcattccaGCAGCTGATTTCAGGCTCCTAAAGAAGGAGGACGAGGATGATAGGGAAAATGCTGAGAACCTGGGACAACGCGAGACACCACTCAGAGACTTTGAAAAGGAATATCATTCGCTTTTTTCTATCCAGGGAGTAAACCGCACTGGTCAGGGCAGCCTTGCtgtggggaggagaaacaaaCTAGATCAAGCCCACCTGAAAGGAAAGCATTTTGAAACCGCAAATCCACAGCAGCTCAGCCCAGATGAGAAACCTCACAAATGTAGcgaatgtgggaaaagcttccagAAGCGTGGGAATCTGAAACGCCACTTTCAGACGCACACCGGGGAGAGACCCTACCCCTGACCGGTGTGTGGAAAGAGCTTCCGCCAAAAGCACCATCTGGTAGCGCACCAGAGAACCCATTCAGGGGTGGCGCCGTATAACCGCCCCCAGTGTGGGAGGAGCTTCAGCTCGTCTGCCCGCTTTAAAACACACCAGAGCACCCACGATCATACTTTATACGTATCCCCAAAATTTTATATCTTTTTTCCTAAATTCCACAAACCTGCATGGCCCTCCTCACAGGGGCACCACTTCAGAttttgcggggcggggggggggggggggtctcacaactttaaccatgattccaagggctacttaggcacctgaaaactgtaGGTTTTTTTGCAGATCATAATTAGAAATTAGCAGACAGGAGCCCTgcatctaattcctatataaagaaagaaaatatatatacaaacaccAATTAAAGCCACATTTTAAGTTTATATGTAAGTTTAaaacaatcaggagataatagAGCAAGATATTCCCAATCGCAAACCTTGAGGTATCAATTTTGGAGCCTTAACACAGGTCTCAGAAACACACGTTTGATACTTTGTACACTATCGAtagtagagataaataaaaataaataaaatttgcttaaaatctgcttactttctctaaCAGACTCACTCTGTGTTACTGCCATTATCTCctctattttagtcaattgtttCTCACTCCACTATAAACATATTTACATAATTTTAACATGTGGTTAAGTTTCTCTTTTATTAACAGGAATTTATTTTTTGGATAAATTCAGCATTTACATTTACCGAGCACAATCATGTACGTGACTCACTAACATTTGACTCTGTCCTTACTATTAGTAGCAGACTTGGtactgcatttattttcatacgtattaaattattttacagatataattaaaaatacagtttgaaaATAAGTGACCTTCATCTGCCCAGTGTCTGAAATTCTGtgttcagctttttttttaaactggcattgCTAAGGTGAGTACAAGCTAAATTTACATTCTCAATGGATACTGTTATTTGACTGTACCACTTCAAATAATaaatgacaaagcacaatatgTAACcatgataattactccagccaggacaagCTAGGCATTTTAgcactcactactcaaagaattaaacttaagcataagagagaaataaaattaggaaatgcacagaccagtccaaaaactaaaataacagcactgtGATCCTTAACGAACTCTGAAAGATAGAAggacagagaatatatgtgcctTGCGCATTTcgacaggaagtaccaagaagtaacaacaatacAAGGGTGTGAGGGCGAGAGAAACTGTGTGTGTTGcagggagtgtgtgtatgtgtgtgagagagagagagagagagggagggagaaagtgtgtgtgttgggggagtgcGTGAGGGAGACTGTCTGAGAGGGAGACTGTGTGTGGTGTGAGTGTGTCTTTAAATCAAGCCCTCAGGAGCCCGAGTGCTTGTTCAGtacagaagcagctgcagctcccactccTGAGCCAGAGGCCCCCTTCAGCCCCCCCGGGCACGCCCACTTCTAGCATTGGGCAAGCTCCCCCAGTGCCACGCTAGCCATGGATCAGCTTCTCACAGAAGGGGAGACTGCCCTGGCAGcgggagctgggtggccagagatggtggcagctgctggctgggcgcccagctctgggaggggtggctctgggagggctaaggcaaattttgggtTGGCACTAGCCCCCCCAGCGCTGTCCCTGTATATAGAACAGAACTGCCTTGATGGCAgggttgttgtagccgtgttggtcccaggagattagagagacaaggtggggaggtaagatcttttgttggaccagctGCTATTGGGcagacaagctttccagccacGCACGGCTCTTCAATTCTTAGCTGTCTGGCAGGTGCTTTTGGAGGGTGGCGGGAGCTAATTTTGACCTACCAACTGCAGGCACATTTTGATCCTCAAAGGGAACTGCATTTCGAGGCTTTCCACTCAGCAACGTCAGGCTACAGCCTCGTGGTGGAACAAAACCAAACGCCCAGCAAAGAAAGCGAGAGAAGCTTAACAGTAGTAAATATTTAGCTCCTCTACAGCTGCCTGGTCCAAGTTCACGTTCATCCTCTTGCCTCCGGTTAGAACAGCTGCACTTGTTTCATTGTCAGAGCTCTTTAACGCTTGACCTCTTCCCGGGCATCGGACAAACTTTATCCCCCACAGAAGCCTCCGCGCTAAGTCAGCGCGAGAGTCCCTATTTCAGAGGTGAAACGGAGCGagaagggaaatgacttgcccagtcACAGAGGgacacagcagcagagctgcagaaACAGCCTTTTCCAGGCGAGCTTTATACCCGGACCTGGCTCCCCTTCATTGTGAGACACCCGGATATCAGTCATAGCATTGCTGTATCTAATGAGCAGCCACTGAGCAGATCAGTAGAACACACTGTAACCCTTGGAAACGAGGCTGGCACCAGGGAAATGGTTAATATTGGTGGATGAGTTGACAAAGttgaccaaatgaaattaataggcagcaggtttaaaacaaataaaaggaagtatttcttcacacaacctgtggaactccttgctagaggatgttgtgatgtCCAAGAccataagagggttcaaaaaagaactagataaattcatggaggataggtccatcaatggctaggaTGGGCAGGATGGTGTCGCTAGCTTCTGTTTCCAGAAACTGgaaatgggtgatgggatggatcacttgatgattacctgttctgttcattccctctggggcacctggcactggccgccgtcagagacaggatactgggctagatggacctttggtctgacccagtatggccgttcttatgttaaagGCTGGGactgccatgctggagcagggagtgggaggattcctggctgctgggaaatGCGGGTGGGAGTCTCAGCAAAACCTCCCTCCCTAGTAGGATTCCACCCTCCTGCCTTGCCCTGTACCACCGCCCTGCCGCCCGATCCTGAGCGTGCCTTcaggctgggacccagcaggagGTGGCTCCCTTGGGCCGGCCAGGAAGCAATTGGCTTTGCATGGAGAGATTCCGTGTAGGGAGATGGGGTCAGCAAGGTGTTTGGGTGCTAGGGGGAGTCGGGGTGATTTTTCTCAGCTGGGGAAGAGAGGCACCAAGTGTACTCATCTCCTGTGCCTCCCTGCAGAACACAGAGGAGCGGCCCCCACAGCCATAGGTAAGTTACACTGCTCAATACAAGAAGGGCCAAGTGTCTGCATCTTCAGGAGCTTGTGGGCATGGATGCCCCCAGCATCTCTACGATCTTTACTAGTCAACATGGTACCCTACAAAATAATAACACAATCCCTCTCACTctgcagggtttaaaaaagaactagataaattcctggaggataggtccatcaatggctattagccaggatgggcagggatggtgtccctagcctctgtttgccagaagctgggaatgggcaacaaggaatggatcacttggtgattatctgttctgttcattccctctggggcacctgacactggccactgtcagaagacaggatactgggctagatggatacTTTCGTCTGACTCAGTGTGTCCGTTCTTATGCACATCGGTGGTCTGCTCTCACTTCCCCTGAGCTGTTGCTGGGAGCAACTCTTTGTCTCTGTAGCTCTCCCATTTCGCTCTAGGACATTTTGTTTTACAGCCAGAGACCAGAGCATCCCTAGGACCCCAGCCAGCTGAATATTACAGACCTAGCTGTTTTCCATGCAACTGCTTAGCACACAGCTTGTTCCGAGAGCAGGTTCTCAACAGCTGCAGTTGCCAACCCCGTTGTGCTCTGCGGTTTGAtttttcctccccactctccGTTCCAGCTGCTGACACACTCAGTTACTGATATTCAGCATCCCCGGCTTCTACCTGCAATCTGGGGAGCTCCCTGGCCCGACGCTCTGACTTTGCATCCAGTGCAGTGTTAGGCCTTGATTCGGTAGCCCTGCTATATGAGGTTTGGCAGGTGGAAGCTGCCTGTCCCACCCACTGCAAGGCCTGGCACTGTGGCTGTTGCAGGGGTCTGTGTGCTACAGACAGTTACTCAGGGTTCTCCTCCTTCTGCACAAACCACACAGCTAAAGGTATAGTCGTGgattttaaggccacaaggaacccttgtgatcatctagtctggcctcctgcacagccaggccacagaatcccacccCGTAATTCCTGCACCAAGCCTGTATTTTGTGGTTGAACCAGAGCATGTTTATTACAAAGCAGCCATTTCTTGTGGGAATTTTCAGGGGCTGCGCAAGATTTGACTTCGGAGGGAAACTTTCCCCACCTGGTTCCATATGTATCTTTCCAAGCAATCCAAGTTACAGCACTCAGAAGAGCCAACATTTAAAGAGAAAGGACTTCTCCGCCTTAACTTTAGCAGAGCCACAGGAGGCCAGAGCTGGGGCACGGCTACCATACAGTTACCCCGCTAAACCAAACAAGGAGCCATGGccccctttaaaacaaaacacctttCCCTTACCCCAATCTGCGGTTCAGGGCTTTTCATTCCCCGATCTTTCTGGAATTAGGACAGTCCCCCTTGAGGTAGGGGATGTCCCACAGTCATTTCAAATCCCAAACATTTACATGctcagttgcaccagtttaacagaAGGTCTGATATTGATCCTCTTTAATTAAAAGGTCTAAAAAACCACGTGaacacttttctctctctttaaaccAGGTTTACTTCATTTATGTTAAATTGGCCATGAACAGATTTAatctatgctcaaataaaccgaagtaagagtgtccacacaggggtttgtaCTGACTTACCTAAATTGGTGCAAACTTGTGTGTAGACAACCCCTAAATCAAAAGTTCTATCTCTGTAAAATGAGCAAACCAAACCAAACGATAGATAAGCTGCCCCTTCTTCTCAGAGACCCCTCCTGGCTCCCTCTGAGTCTCTCCTGCATTTGAGGGAAGGTAGATTCTTATATACCCCAACCCAGCCCTTTCTCAACAGGCCTATTACAGTCCTGGCCTCTCTGGAGCCTACAATTCCTGGACTGCCTTGCTCTGTGGGTCTGGTGAAAGAAGGTTTTCCAGCCCTGCCTGCACCTTGGAATCCCGGCTCAGGCCCTGAACAGGGACAGCAGTAGGGAGATACTTCCCTGACCACACCCTGCCCTCGCAAGaccattccctctccctcccattccTAACTCACAGATACGTCTCCTCGAGACACTCCTGGAATGGGGCAGTGCTGGGCCTGGAGGGCTGGTACGTGTCTGGTGTGGTGCTCTCCACACCCAGCTTCCATAAGTCCGAGGTTATGGCTTCATCCCCACATGGCTTTTCAGGTGCTTGGCCAGTTCGTTCTTCCGATGGTAGCGCCTCTGGCACTGGGGACACTGGTATGGCTTCTCTCCAGTGTGGACCCTCTGGTGCGTGGCGAGCTCCTTCTCACTCCGGAACCTTTTCCCACACTCGGCACATTCCGGTCGCTTTttcgtgtggattctctggtgtttCCGGCGCTGCGAGACCCggttgaagcttttcccgcagtgGCTGCAGTTGTAGGGTCTCTCCCCGGTGTGGGTCCTCTGATGATCGGTGAGTGTGCTCCTCGtgctgaagctcttcccgcactgcGCGCACGGGTAGGGTCGCTCCCCCGTGTGGATCCTCTGGTGCTTGACAAGCCCGTTCCGGCGGCGGAAGCTGCTCCCACACTTGGTGCATTTGTAAGGCCTCTCGCCGGTGTGGATGCCCTGGTGGGAGGCCAGAGCCGACTTGTGCCGGAAGCGTTTGTCACAGTCgctgcactgataaggcctctcTCCCGAATGGATCCGCTGATGATATTTCAGGCGGGAATTGGTGGCGAAACCTTTCCCGCACAGGGCGCAGGGGtacggccgctccccggtgtggattctctggtgatACCTCAGTCCTGGCCGTGTGGTGAAGCATTTCCCACAGTCGGCACATAGGTACGGCCCTCCCTCCCCGGCATGACTTTTCAGGTGCGTCAGGAGCACCTTCCTCTGGATGAAACTCTTCCCGCACTCCATGCATTTATGCGGCTTCTCTCCCGTGTGGGTTTTCTGGTGCTGGGTCAGGTAGACTCTCTGGCTGAACCTTTTCCCACATTCCGTGCATTTAAAGGGCCTCTCCCCGGTGTGGATGGTCTGGTGCGTGAGAAGGTTGGACTTCTggctgaagctcttcccgcactcggTGCACTGGTATGGtcgctctcctgtgtggattcgctggtGTGACACGAGGTGTTGCATGCGGCTGAACCTCTTCCCACATTCGCTGCACTCGTaaggtctctctccagtgtggattctcttGTGCGTGCTCAGATTCTGCCTCCtggtgaagcttttcccacactccgtACATTTCAGCAGCTTCTCTTTTGTGCCGCAGCTCTGGAGATCAGGGTCACCGGTGAGTTTGCTGGATCTTCTGGTTTGTTTGCACAAAACTTTCTCTTTGAACTTTTCTGATGAGGTCCCTTGAGCATCTGGATTTCCATGACATTCTTCCAGGTCCGATTGCCTTTTAGTTTTCTTCCTGGACCAATTTGCTGATGGAAAATTACAGAGAAATTCTGCACAGATGATAGGCTTCATATTAGAAATCTGTATCATGATGAGGTGGGAATTAACTGTCTAACCACTGTGAAAGGTCAAGTTACAGACACTCTCAAGGTAAAATTCATACATATTCCATGCAGAACAACTGCATTAAAGGAACGTTATTTAGGTGGCAAAGCCAAGCATCAGAA
The Natator depressus isolate rNatDep1 chromosome 2, rNatDep2.hap1, whole genome shotgun sequence DNA segment above includes these coding regions:
- the LOC141983426 gene encoding zinc finger protein 42 homolog: MMRENYDHLISLAADFRLLKKEDEDDRENAENLGQRETPLRDFEKEYHSLFSIQGVNRTGQGSLAVGRRNKLDQAHLKGKHFETANPQQLSPDEKPHKCSECGKSFQKRGNLKRHFQTHTGERPYP
- the LOC141983413 gene encoding uncharacterized protein LOC141983413 isoform X5, encoding MFEEVAVWFSREEWEMLAEWQKELYRAVMLENYENLFLLGHADAKPEMITKFERGEELCVGDQQAPEGREILPSASREFLCNFPSANWSRKKTKRQSDLEECHGNPDAQGTSSEKFKEKVLCKQTRRSSKLTGDPDLQSCGTKEKLLKCTECGKSFTRRQNLSTHKRIHTGERPYECSECGKRFSRMQHLVSHQRIHTGERPYQCTECGKSFSQKSNLLTHQTIHTGERPFKCTECGKRFSQRVYLTQHQKTHTGEKPHKCMECGKSFIQRKVLLTHLKSHAGEGGPYLCADCGKCFTTRPGLRYHQRIHTGERPYPCALCGKGFATNSRLKYHQRIHSGERPYQCSDCDKRFRHKSALASHQGIHTGERPYKCTKCGSSFRRRNGLVKHQRIHTGERPYPCAQCGKSFSTRSTLTDHQRTHTGERPYNCSHCGKSFNRVSQRRKHQRIHTKKRPECAECGKRFRSEKELATHQRVHTGEKPYQCPQCQRRYHRKNELAKHLKSHVGMKP
- the LOC141983413 gene encoding uncharacterized protein LOC141983413 isoform X6, which gives rise to MITKFERGEELCVGDQQAPEGREILPSASREFLCNFPSANWSRKKTKRQSDLEECHGNPDAQGTSSEKFKEKVLCKQTRRSSKLTGDPDLQSCGTKEKLLKCTECGKSFTRRQNLSTHKRIHTGERPYECSECGKRFSRMQHLVSHQRIHTGERPYQCTECGKSFSQKSNLLTHQTIHTGERPFKCTECGKRFSQRVYLTQHQKTHTGEKPHKCMECGKSFIQRKVLLTHLKSHAGEGGPYLCADCGKCFTTRPGLRYHQRIHTGERPYPCALCGKGFATNSRLKYHQRIHSGERPYQCSDCDKRFRHKSALASHQGIHTGERPYKCTKCGSSFRRRNGLVKHQRIHTGERPYPCAQCGKSFSTRSTLTDHQRTHTGERPYNCSHCGKSFNRVSQRRKHQRIHTKKRPECAECGKRFRSEKELATHQRVHTGEKPYQCPQCQRRYHRKNELAKHLKSHVGMKP
- the LOC141983413 gene encoding uncharacterized protein LOC141983413 isoform X2, which produces MPSGAARRPCGRTLGPSRPPHRSLLRSSLPVLPGRGRQPSAMGRKRPRAGAPPAQGRVMFEEVAVWFSREEWEMLAEWQKELYRAVMLENYENLFLLGHADAKPEMITKFERGEELCVGDQQAPEGREILPSASRANWSRKKTKRQSDLEECHGNPDAQGTSSEKFKEKVLCKQTRRSSKLTGDPDLQSCGTKEKLLKCTECGKSFTRRQNLSTHKRIHTGERPYECSECGKRFSRMQHLVSHQRIHTGERPYQCTECGKSFSQKSNLLTHQTIHTGERPFKCTECGKRFSQRVYLTQHQKTHTGEKPHKCMECGKSFIQRKVLLTHLKSHAGEGGPYLCADCGKCFTTRPGLRYHQRIHTGERPYPCALCGKGFATNSRLKYHQRIHSGERPYQCSDCDKRFRHKSALASHQGIHTGERPYKCTKCGSSFRRRNGLVKHQRIHTGERPYPCAQCGKSFSTRSTLTDHQRTHTGERPYNCSHCGKSFNRVSQRRKHQRIHTKKRPECAECGKRFRSEKELATHQRVHTGEKPYQCPQCQRRYHRKNELAKHLKSHVGMKP
- the LOC141983413 gene encoding uncharacterized protein LOC141983413 isoform X7, whose product is MITKFERGEELCVGDQQAPEGREILPSASRANWSRKKTKRQSDLEECHGNPDAQGTSSEKFKEKVLCKQTRRSSKLTGDPDLQSCGTKEKLLKCTECGKSFTRRQNLSTHKRIHTGERPYECSECGKRFSRMQHLVSHQRIHTGERPYQCTECGKSFSQKSNLLTHQTIHTGERPFKCTECGKRFSQRVYLTQHQKTHTGEKPHKCMECGKSFIQRKVLLTHLKSHAGEGGPYLCADCGKCFTTRPGLRYHQRIHTGERPYPCALCGKGFATNSRLKYHQRIHSGERPYQCSDCDKRFRHKSALASHQGIHTGERPYKCTKCGSSFRRRNGLVKHQRIHTGERPYPCAQCGKSFSTRSTLTDHQRTHTGERPYNCSHCGKSFNRVSQRRKHQRIHTKKRPECAECGKRFRSEKELATHQRVHTGEKPYQCPQCQRRYHRKNELAKHLKSHVGMKP
- the LOC141983413 gene encoding uncharacterized protein LOC141983413 isoform X1 produces the protein MPSGAARRPCGRTLGPSRPPHRSLLRSSLPVLPGRGRQPSAMGRKRPRAGAPPAQGRVMFEEVAVWFSREEWEMLAEWQKELYRAVMLENYENLFLLGHADAKPEMITKFERGEELCVGDQQAPEGREILPSASREFLCNFPSANWSRKKTKRQSDLEECHGNPDAQGTSSEKFKEKVLCKQTRRSSKLTGDPDLQSCGTKEKLLKCTECGKSFTRRQNLSTHKRIHTGERPYECSECGKRFSRMQHLVSHQRIHTGERPYQCTECGKSFSQKSNLLTHQTIHTGERPFKCTECGKRFSQRVYLTQHQKTHTGEKPHKCMECGKSFIQRKVLLTHLKSHAGEGGPYLCADCGKCFTTRPGLRYHQRIHTGERPYPCALCGKGFATNSRLKYHQRIHSGERPYQCSDCDKRFRHKSALASHQGIHTGERPYKCTKCGSSFRRRNGLVKHQRIHTGERPYPCAQCGKSFSTRSTLTDHQRTHTGERPYNCSHCGKSFNRVSQRRKHQRIHTKKRPECAECGKRFRSEKELATHQRVHTGEKPYQCPQCQRRYHRKNELAKHLKSHVGMKP